Below is a window of Vicinamibacterales bacterium DNA.
CAACTACGTCGGCTCGCCCGGCCGCGACACCGGCAAGGGCAGCTGGCCCGACTGGGACAACATGATCGGCGGCTACTTCAAGTTCCACTGGCTCGACCCGCAGCACATCGTCGTCAAGATCGACGACAAGACCAGCCCGCTGACGAAGATGTTCAACGGCCAGGACTTCGACATCTACGAAGAAACCTACACGTTCAGCATCAACTCGTTCTCGCGTGAGAACGTGCACGTGTTGACCAGCGTCAACTACGCCAAGATGTCGTTCATGGACAAGCTCAAGGAGAGCGGCATGCGGCCGGATCACGACTTCGGCCTGAGCTGGATCAAGAAGGAGGGCCAGGGGCGCGTGTTCTACACCGCCATCGGCCACGACGAGCGGCAGTACGCGATCAAGCCGCTGCTGGAGCATCTGCTGGCCGGCATGCAGTACGCCCTCGGTGATCTGAAGGCCGACGACACGCCGAGCAAGAAGAAGGCGACCCAGCATTAGAATCCGGGGGGCTTCACCGCTCCGCGGAAATCGGGCACGCTCACGCGGTCGGCGGGTCACCCGCCGGCCGCGTTTTTGATTTCGAGAGACATGCTTTGCACCCGAACATGAGCCGCAGTCCAGACGTGCTCGTCGTCGGCGCCGGTCCCACCGGCCTCGTACTCGCACTCTGGCTCACGCGCCTCGGCATCACCGTCCGCATCGTCGATCAGACAGCCGAACCGGGGACGACCTCGCGGGCGCTGGCCGTGCAGGCGCGCACCCTCGAGTTCTACCGGCAGCTCGGTCTCGATCGCGATCTGCTCGATCGCGGACGGCAGGTGTCGGCCGCGCACCTGTGGGTGGCGGGTCGCCGCGTCGCCGATCTTACGCTCGGCGACATGGGACGTGGCATCAGCCCGTATCCCTACGCCTTCATCTTTCCGCAGGACGAGCACGAGCGCCTGCTGATCGAGCGTCTCCGCGACGCCGGCGTGACGGTCGAGCGCGAGACGACGCTGCTGGATTTCGTCGAGCGCGACGCCGGCGTGACTGGGAGGCTGCAGGACGGCTCGGGGAAGATCGAGAAGTGCGAGGCGGCCTATATCGCCGGCTGCGACGGCGCCCACTCGCGCGTCCGCCAGCTGTTGTCGATCGATTTTGCCGGCGGCACCTACGAGCACCTCTTCTATGTGGCCGACGTCGAGGCGGCCGGCGAGGTCATGGACGGCGACATCCACGTCGGGCTCGATCGGAGCGAGTTCCTGGTGGCGTTTCCGCTGACCGCACCATCGCACGCGCGTCTCATCGGTACCGTGCGCGACGAGTCATCGACGGAGCAGCACGACAATCTGGCGTGGGAGGACGTCGGCCGCCGCGTCCTCGAGTGGATGCGGGTCGACGTTCGCCGGGTCA
It encodes the following:
- a CDS encoding FAD-dependent monooxygenase, yielding MSRSPDVLVVGAGPTGLVLALWLTRLGITVRIVDQTAEPGTTSRALAVQARTLEFYRQLGLDRDLLDRGRQVSAAHLWVAGRRVADLTLGDMGRGISPYPYAFIFPQDEHERLLIERLRDAGVTVERETTLLDFVERDAGVTGRLQDGSGKIEKCEAAYIAGCDGAHSRVRQLLSIDFAGGTYEHLFYVADVEAAGEVMDGDIHVGLDRSEFLVAFPLTAPSHARLIGTVRDESSTEQHDNLAWEDVGRRVLEWMRVDVRRVNWFSTYRVHHRVAAGFRRNRAFLLGDAAHVHSPVGGQGMNTGIGDAVNLAWKLAAVIGHHAAPALLDTYEPERLAFARRLVDTTDRAFTGVTSSSALARAVRLHAVPLALPPLLRLPQVRRFMFRTISQTAIEYRDSAASDGRAGGLHGGDRLPWVPADSGADNFAVLTALDWQVHIYGEARPDAPAFCAPRRLPLHVFPWLPAAARAGIQRHALYLVRPDGYVALASAEASVEALETYLRRWEIRTRGADTPLQP